The following coding sequences lie in one Lolium perenne isolate Kyuss_39 chromosome 2, Kyuss_2.0, whole genome shotgun sequence genomic window:
- the LOC127333280 gene encoding rab GTPase-activating protein 22 — protein MIKWGISSGTPADSYYEVRSDCTDDVPKSKFKIKAGKTLSVRKWQAAFNPDGCLDIASVLSRIQKGGVHPTVRGEVWEFLLGCYDPRSTFDEREEIRQIRRLQYARWKEDCREMDSHVGSGKVITAPLITEDGRPIKDPLVLLEATSNQNTSDGTSTSSNNGIEVDESANRITDKQIIDWKLTLHQIGLDVLRTDRTMVFYENKENLSKLWDILAVYAWIDKDVGYCQGMSDLCSPMIVLLNDEADAFWCFEKLMRRLRGNFRCTDQSVGVANQLQHLASIIQVLDPKLHDHLETLGGGDYLFAFRMFMVLFRREVSFGDSLYLWEMMWALEYDPDIFFAACEEASGAQKKVSKSKLRGVRHFAKWDKNKDTKNAPEETDGPVPISVFMVASVLKEKREKLLQEARGLDDLIRILNDVNGNLDAKKACAGALKLHKKYLKKVEAKKT, from the exons ATGATCAAGTGGGGAATCAGCAGCGGGACGCCCGCGGATTCGTACTACGAGGTCCGCTCAGATTGCACGGACGATGTGCCCAAGAGCAAGTTCAAGATCAAG GCTGGAAAAACACTAAGTGTTCGGAAATGGCAGGCTGCATTTAACCCTGATGGCTGTCTTGACATTGCCTCAGTCCTAAGCCGGATACAAAAAGGA GGTGTTCACCCGACAGTCAGGGGAGAGGTTTGGGAGTTCTTGCTTGGCTGTTATGATCCCAGGAGTACCTTTGATGAGAGAGAAGAGATCAGGCAAATAAGAAG ACTACAATATGCTAGATGGAAGGAAGATTGCCGAGAGATGGATTCTCATGTTGGTAGTGGTAAAGTTATCACAGCACCACTAATCACTGAGGATGGCAGACCTATTAAAGATCCTTTAGTTTTACTCGAGGCTACTTCCAACCAAAATACTTCAGACGGCACTTCAACTAGCAGCAACAATGGAATTGAAGTTGATGAGTCTGCAAACCGTATTACCGATAAACAAATTATTGACTGGAAGCTTACACTGCATCAAATTG GACTTGACGTGCTACGTACTGACCGTACCATGGTATTTTATGAGAACAAGGAAAATCTTTCCAAGTTATGGGATATTTTGGCTGTTTATGCTTGGATTGACAAAGATGTTGGTTACTGTCAAG GGATGAGCGATTTATGCTCACCAATGATAGTGCTACTCAATGATGAAGCAGATGCGTTTTGGTGCTTTGAGAAATTGATGCGTAGATTG CGAGGAAATTTCAGATGCACAGACCAATCAGTTGGTGTGGCTAATCAACTTCAACACCTTGCATCTATTATTCAGGTGCTGGACCCAAAGCTACATGATCACCTAG AAACACTTGGTGGAGGTGACTATCTTTTTGCATTCCGTATGTTCATGGTACTATTTCGACGTGAAGTCTCATTTGGAGACTCCTTGTACCTCTGGGAG ATGATGTGGGCTCTGGAATACGATCCCGATATCTTCTTTGCAGCTTGTGAAGAAGCAAGCGGTGCACAAAAGAAAGTATCCAAGTCAAAATTGAGAGGAGTACGCCATTTTGCCAAGTGGGATAAGAACAAGGATACAAAGAATGCCCCAGAGGAAACTGATGGTCCAGTTCCCATTTCAGTTTTCATGGTTGCAAGTGTGCTCaaggaaaaaagagaaaaatTATTACAAGAGGCTAGAGGACTGGATGATCTTATTAGG ATATTGAATGATGTAAATGGGAATTTAGATGCGAAAAAAGCTTGTGCTGGAGCTCTGAAACTTCACAAGAAATATCTCAAGAAG GTAGAGGCAAAGAAAACCTAA
- the LOC127330135 gene encoding uncharacterized protein codes for MQLSTRVLASLLAVAGLAATAAGLRFEVTNNATTTPGGQRFDREYGVGLAEQVLAEASCFVWKIFNQSLPADRRPAVDDRVKLVVNFVNSNILAFERDSESSITLNAGYVNNITGDGGEVRTLVTGLLYHEVTHVWQWGQQDTSSAHSWVYEGVADFVRLRAGYAAPYWVQPGQGSSWDESYSTTAWFLDYCDELRPGFVAALNERLKDGYSDDDFLQIMGKPVQELWRDYKAKYGG; via the coding sequence ATGCAGCTCTCCACGAGAGTGTTGGCTTCCTTACTCGCGGTCGCCGGCCTCGCCGCGACGGCTGCCGGGCTAAGGTTCGAGGTGACGAACAACGCGACGACGACCCCCGGCGGGCAGCGCTTTGACCGGGAGTACGGCGTGGGCCTCGCGGAGCAGGTCCTGGCGGAGGCCTCCTGCTTCGTCTGGAAGATCTTCAACCAGTCGTTGCCCGCGGACCGGAGGCCCGCCGTGGACGACCGCGTGAAGCTCGTCGTCAACTTCGTGAACTCCAACATCCTGGCCTTCGAGCGCGACAGCGAGAGCAGCATCACGCTGAACGCGGGGTACGTCAACAACAtcaccggcgacggcggcgaggtgaggACGCTGGTGACGGGGCTGCTGTACCACGAGGTGACGCACGTGTGGCAGTGGGGGCAGCAGGACACGAGCTCGGCCCACTCGTGGGTCTACGAGGGGGTCGCCGACTTCGTCCGCCTCCGTGCAGGCTACGCGGCGCCGTACTGGGTGCAGCCGGGGCAGGGGAGCAGCTGGGACGAGAGCTATTCCACCACGGCGTGGTTCCTCGACTACTGCGACGAGCTGAGGCCGGGGTTCGTGGCGGCGCTCAACGAGAGGCTCAAGGACGGGTACAGCGACGACGACTTCCTGCAGATTATGGGTAAGCCCGTGCAGGAGCTCTGGAGGGACTACAAGGCCAAGTATGGAGGCTAG